Proteins encoded together in one Lutra lutra chromosome 4, mLutLut1.2, whole genome shotgun sequence window:
- the UROD gene encoding uroporphyrinogen decarboxylase isoform X3 — protein sequence MTRSCEQPGEKTQTTLPFGACARQAAIYQPLRRFPLDAAIIFSDILVVPQALGMEVTMVPGKGPSFPEPLREERDLERLRDPATVTSELGYVFQAITLTRQQLAGRVPLIGFAGAPWTLMTYMIEGGGSSTMAQAKRWLYQKPQASHQLLRILTDALVPYLVGQVAAGAQALQLFESHAGHLGPQLFSKFALPYIRDVAKRVKARLQEAGLAPVPMIIFAKDGHFALEELAHAGYEVVGLDWTVAPNKARERVGKTVTLQGNLDPCALYASKEEIGRLVQQMLDDFGPQRYIANLGHGLYPDMDPEHVGAFVDAVHRHSRLLRQN from the exons ATGACACGTTCCTGCGAGCAGCCTGGGGAGAAGACACAGACTACACTCCCGTTTGGTGCATGCGCCAGGCAGGCCGCTATTTACCAG CCACTGCGTCGCTTCCCTCTGGATGCTGCCATCATCTTCTCTGACATCCTTGTTGTACCCCAG GCACTGGGCATGGAGGTGACTATGGTGCCTGGCAAAGGGCCCAGCTTCCCAGAGCCATTAAGAGAAGAACGGGACTTAGAACGTCTCCGGGATCCAGCAACAGTGACCTCCGAGCTGGGCTATGTGTTCCAGGCCATCACCCTTACCCGACAACAGCTGGCTGGGCGTGTGCCGCTGATTGGCTTTGCTGGGGCCCCG TGGACTCTGATGACATACATGATTGAGGGTGGCGGCTCAAGCACCATGGCTCAGGCCAAGCGTTGGCTTTACCAGAAACCACAGGCTAGTCACCAGCTGCTTCGCATCCTCACTGATGCTCTGGTCCCATATCTGGTGGGACAAGTGGCTGCTGGTGCCCAG GCATTGCAGCTCTTTGAGTCCCATGCAGGGCATCTTGGCCCACAGCTCTTCAGTAAGTTTGCACTGCCCTACATTCGTGATGTGGCCAAGCGGGTGAAGGCCAGGCTGCAGGAGGCAGGCCTGGCACCAGTGCCCATG ATCATCTTTGCTAAAGATGGACATTTTGCCCTGGAAGAACTGGCCCACGCTGGCTACGAGGTGGTTGGGCTTGACTGGACAGTGGCCCCAAATAAAGCCCG GGAACGCGTGGGGAAGACGGTGACCTTGCAGGGCAACCTGGACCCCTGTGCTCTGTATGCATCTAAG GAGGAGATCGGACGGCTGGTGCAGCAGATGCTGGATGACTTTGGGCCGCAGCGCTACATTGCCAACCTGGGGCATGGACTTTACCCTGACATGGACCCAGAACACGTGGGGGCCTTTGTGGATGCTGTGCATAGACACTCACGTCTGCTTCGACAGAACTGA
- the UROD gene encoding uroporphyrinogen decarboxylase isoform X1, protein MEANGLGSQGFPELKNDTFLRAAWGEDTDYTPVWCMRQAGRYLPEFRETRAAQDFFSTCRSPEACCELTLQPLRRFPLDAAIIFSDILVVPQALGMEVTMVPGKGPSFPEPLREERDLERLRDPATVTSELGYVFQAITLTRQQLAGRVPLIGFAGAPWTLMTYMIEGGGSSTMAQAKRWLYQKPQASHQLLRILTDALVPYLVGQVAAGAQALQLFESHAGHLGPQLFSKFALPYIRDVAKRVKARLQEAGLAPVPMIIFAKDGHFALEELAHAGYEVVGLDWTVAPNKARERVGKTVTLQGNLDPCALYASKEEIGRLVQQMLDDFGPQRYIANLGHGLYPDMDPEHVGAFVDAVHRHSRLLRQN, encoded by the exons ATGGAGGCGAACGGGTTGGG ATCCCAGGGTTTTCCAGAGTTGAAGAATGACACGTTCCTGCGAGCAGCCTGGGGAGAAGACACAGACTACACTCCCGTTTGGTGCATGCGCCAGGCAGGCCGCTATTTACCAG AGTTTAGGGAAACTCGGGCTGCCCAGGACTTTTTCAGCACCTGTCGCTCCCCAGAGGCCTGCTGTGAACTGACTTTGCAG CCACTGCGTCGCTTCCCTCTGGATGCTGCCATCATCTTCTCTGACATCCTTGTTGTACCCCAG GCACTGGGCATGGAGGTGACTATGGTGCCTGGCAAAGGGCCCAGCTTCCCAGAGCCATTAAGAGAAGAACGGGACTTAGAACGTCTCCGGGATCCAGCAACAGTGACCTCCGAGCTGGGCTATGTGTTCCAGGCCATCACCCTTACCCGACAACAGCTGGCTGGGCGTGTGCCGCTGATTGGCTTTGCTGGGGCCCCG TGGACTCTGATGACATACATGATTGAGGGTGGCGGCTCAAGCACCATGGCTCAGGCCAAGCGTTGGCTTTACCAGAAACCACAGGCTAGTCACCAGCTGCTTCGCATCCTCACTGATGCTCTGGTCCCATATCTGGTGGGACAAGTGGCTGCTGGTGCCCAG GCATTGCAGCTCTTTGAGTCCCATGCAGGGCATCTTGGCCCACAGCTCTTCAGTAAGTTTGCACTGCCCTACATTCGTGATGTGGCCAAGCGGGTGAAGGCCAGGCTGCAGGAGGCAGGCCTGGCACCAGTGCCCATG ATCATCTTTGCTAAAGATGGACATTTTGCCCTGGAAGAACTGGCCCACGCTGGCTACGAGGTGGTTGGGCTTGACTGGACAGTGGCCCCAAATAAAGCCCG GGAACGCGTGGGGAAGACGGTGACCTTGCAGGGCAACCTGGACCCCTGTGCTCTGTATGCATCTAAG GAGGAGATCGGACGGCTGGTGCAGCAGATGCTGGATGACTTTGGGCCGCAGCGCTACATTGCCAACCTGGGGCATGGACTTTACCCTGACATGGACCCAGAACACGTGGGGGCCTTTGTGGATGCTGTGCATAGACACTCACGTCTGCTTCGACAGAACTGA
- the UROD gene encoding uroporphyrinogen decarboxylase isoform X2, with protein MPRSQGFPELKNDTFLRAAWGEDTDYTPVWCMRQAGRYLPEFRETRAAQDFFSTCRSPEACCELTLQPLRRFPLDAAIIFSDILVVPQALGMEVTMVPGKGPSFPEPLREERDLERLRDPATVTSELGYVFQAITLTRQQLAGRVPLIGFAGAPWTLMTYMIEGGGSSTMAQAKRWLYQKPQASHQLLRILTDALVPYLVGQVAAGAQALQLFESHAGHLGPQLFSKFALPYIRDVAKRVKARLQEAGLAPVPMIIFAKDGHFALEELAHAGYEVVGLDWTVAPNKARERVGKTVTLQGNLDPCALYASKEEIGRLVQQMLDDFGPQRYIANLGHGLYPDMDPEHVGAFVDAVHRHSRLLRQN; from the exons ATGCCACG ATCCCAGGGTTTTCCAGAGTTGAAGAATGACACGTTCCTGCGAGCAGCCTGGGGAGAAGACACAGACTACACTCCCGTTTGGTGCATGCGCCAGGCAGGCCGCTATTTACCAG AGTTTAGGGAAACTCGGGCTGCCCAGGACTTTTTCAGCACCTGTCGCTCCCCAGAGGCCTGCTGTGAACTGACTTTGCAG CCACTGCGTCGCTTCCCTCTGGATGCTGCCATCATCTTCTCTGACATCCTTGTTGTACCCCAG GCACTGGGCATGGAGGTGACTATGGTGCCTGGCAAAGGGCCCAGCTTCCCAGAGCCATTAAGAGAAGAACGGGACTTAGAACGTCTCCGGGATCCAGCAACAGTGACCTCCGAGCTGGGCTATGTGTTCCAGGCCATCACCCTTACCCGACAACAGCTGGCTGGGCGTGTGCCGCTGATTGGCTTTGCTGGGGCCCCG TGGACTCTGATGACATACATGATTGAGGGTGGCGGCTCAAGCACCATGGCTCAGGCCAAGCGTTGGCTTTACCAGAAACCACAGGCTAGTCACCAGCTGCTTCGCATCCTCACTGATGCTCTGGTCCCATATCTGGTGGGACAAGTGGCTGCTGGTGCCCAG GCATTGCAGCTCTTTGAGTCCCATGCAGGGCATCTTGGCCCACAGCTCTTCAGTAAGTTTGCACTGCCCTACATTCGTGATGTGGCCAAGCGGGTGAAGGCCAGGCTGCAGGAGGCAGGCCTGGCACCAGTGCCCATG ATCATCTTTGCTAAAGATGGACATTTTGCCCTGGAAGAACTGGCCCACGCTGGCTACGAGGTGGTTGGGCTTGACTGGACAGTGGCCCCAAATAAAGCCCG GGAACGCGTGGGGAAGACGGTGACCTTGCAGGGCAACCTGGACCCCTGTGCTCTGTATGCATCTAAG GAGGAGATCGGACGGCTGGTGCAGCAGATGCTGGATGACTTTGGGCCGCAGCGCTACATTGCCAACCTGGGGCATGGACTTTACCCTGACATGGACCCAGAACACGTGGGGGCCTTTGTGGATGCTGTGCATAGACACTCACGTCTGCTTCGACAGAACTGA